The following are from one region of the Streptomyces fradiae genome:
- a CDS encoding DUF5682 family protein: MTRLTGGAVPAPAAGPGAAGRPGPAAGPAPAAGPLVLGVRHHGPGSARAVLAALDAGRPKAVLIEGPPEADGLVGLAAEEGMRPPVALLAHAVDDPGRAAFWPMAEFSPEWAAIRWALAHGAEVRFIDLPAVHTLAASDPTWDDSEEYASEDAGAGLRVDPVAELARTAGHDDAERWWEDVVELRGATDPFAPFEALAEAMGALREAYGHGGHPRDLVREAHMRIRLRAAQKEFGDDVAVVCGAWHVPALRRRGTVTADRALLKGLPKVKAELTWVPWTHRRLARRSGYGAGIEAPGWYAHLFTAPDRPVERWMTKVAGLLRAEDLPVSSAHVIEAVRLADTLAALRGRPLAGLGETTDAIRAVMGDGSDAALDLVRDRLVVGDVLGTVPAAAPAVPLQRDLERLQRSLRLKPEAQERELDLDLRKDNDAARSRLLHRLRLLGVTWGDPVAGRGSTGTFRESWRLRWEPELHVQIAEAGVWGTTVEAAATAWAESQAAAADDLAAITSLAERCLLAGLTDALPAVLHALADRAALDTDVAHLAQALPALARALRYGDVRATDTTALREVAAGLAERICVGLPPACAALDADAAAEMRERLDGVHTAIALLTDRGDLADRWAGVLRRLAGRERVPGVLRGRAVRLLLDEGRFAVDEAARLMGLALSPGAPPADAAGWVEGFVGGASGGGLLLVHDERLLGLVDDWLGGVSADAFTDVLPLLRRTFAAYEPGVRRTLGELVARGPAGPGGPAAAAAATPGFAPEPDERRADAVLPLLHLILGTEVPA, encoded by the coding sequence ATGACCCGCCTGACGGGCGGCGCCGTGCCCGCCCCGGCCGCCGGGCCGGGAGCGGCGGGCCGCCCCGGACCCGCCGCCGGCCCTGCGCCCGCCGCCGGCCCCCTCGTGCTCGGCGTTCGACACCACGGGCCCGGGTCCGCGCGGGCCGTGCTGGCCGCGCTCGATGCCGGACGGCCCAAGGCCGTTCTCATCGAGGGGCCGCCCGAGGCCGACGGGCTGGTCGGGCTTGCCGCCGAGGAGGGGATGCGGCCTCCGGTCGCGCTGCTGGCGCATGCCGTCGACGACCCGGGGCGGGCCGCGTTCTGGCCGATGGCCGAGTTCTCGCCCGAGTGGGCCGCGATCCGCTGGGCCCTGGCGCACGGCGCGGAGGTCCGGTTCATCGACCTGCCCGCCGTGCACACCCTGGCCGCCTCCGATCCCACCTGGGACGACAGTGAGGAGTACGCGTCCGAGGACGCGGGGGCCGGGCTGCGCGTCGACCCCGTCGCCGAGCTCGCCCGCACCGCCGGGCACGACGACGCGGAGCGCTGGTGGGAGGACGTCGTCGAACTGCGCGGCGCCACCGACCCGTTCGCGCCCTTCGAGGCTCTCGCCGAGGCGATGGGCGCCCTGCGCGAGGCGTACGGGCACGGCGGCCACCCGCGCGACCTGGTGCGCGAGGCGCACATGCGGATCCGGCTGCGCGCCGCGCAGAAGGAGTTCGGCGACGACGTCGCCGTCGTCTGCGGCGCCTGGCACGTGCCCGCACTGCGCCGCCGCGGCACCGTCACCGCAGACCGCGCCCTGCTCAAGGGCCTGCCCAAGGTGAAGGCCGAACTGACCTGGGTGCCCTGGACCCACCGCCGGCTCGCCCGCCGCTCCGGATACGGCGCGGGCATCGAGGCCCCCGGCTGGTACGCGCATCTGTTCACCGCCCCCGACCGGCCCGTCGAGCGCTGGATGACCAAGGTCGCGGGCCTGCTCAGGGCCGAGGACCTGCCCGTCTCCTCCGCCCATGTCATCGAGGCCGTACGGCTCGCCGACACCCTCGCCGCGCTGCGCGGCCGGCCGCTCGCCGGGCTCGGCGAGACCACCGACGCGATCCGCGCCGTCATGGGCGACGGCTCCGACGCCGCCCTCGACCTGGTCCGCGACCGGCTCGTCGTCGGCGACGTCCTCGGCACCGTCCCGGCCGCCGCGCCCGCCGTCCCGCTCCAGCGCGACCTCGAACGGCTCCAGCGCTCGCTGCGCCTCAAGCCGGAGGCCCAGGAGCGCGAACTCGACCTCGACCTGCGCAAGGACAACGACGCGGCCCGCAGCCGGCTGCTGCACCGGCTCCGGCTGCTCGGCGTCACCTGGGGCGACCCCGTCGCCGGCCGCGGCTCCACCGGCACCTTCCGGGAGAGCTGGCGGCTGCGCTGGGAGCCCGAACTCCACGTCCAGATCGCCGAGGCGGGCGTCTGGGGCACCACCGTCGAGGCCGCCGCCACCGCCTGGGCCGAGTCCCAGGCGGCCGCCGCCGACGACCTCGCCGCCATCACCTCGCTCGCCGAGCGCTGTCTGCTCGCCGGCCTCACCGACGCCCTGCCCGCCGTCCTCCACGCGCTCGCCGACCGCGCCGCCCTCGACACCGACGTCGCCCACCTCGCCCAGGCCCTCCCGGCCCTGGCCCGCGCCCTGCGCTACGGCGACGTCCGTGCCACCGACACCACCGCCCTCCGCGAGGTCGCCGCCGGCCTCGCCGAACGCATCTGCGTCGGCCTGCCGCCCGCCTGCGCGGCCCTCGACGCGGACGCCGCCGCGGAGATGCGCGAACGCCTCGACGGCGTCCACACGGCGATCGCGCTCCTCACCGACCGGGGCGATCTCGCCGACCGCTGGGCCGGGGTGCTGCGGCGGCTGGCCGGGCGGGAGCGGGTGCCCGGGGTGCTGCGGGGGAGAGCCGTGCGGCTGCTGCTCGACGAGGGGCGGTTCGCGGTGGACGAGGCGGCCCGGCTGATGGGGCTCGCCCTGTCACCCGGGGCTCCGCCCGCCGATGCCGCGGGCTGGGTCGAGGGGTTCGTCGGCGGGGCCTCCGGGGGCGGGCTGCTGCTCGTGCACGACGAGCGGCTGCTCGGCCTGGTCGACGACTGGCTCGGCGGCGTGAGCGCCGACGCGTTCACCGACGTACTGCCGCTGCTGCGGCGCACCTTCGCCGCGTACGAGCCGGGGGTCCGGCGCACCCTCGGCGAGCTCGTCGCCCGCGGCCCGGCCGGCCCCGGCGGCCCCGCCGCGGCCGCGGCCGCCACCCCCGGCTTCGCGCCCGAACCCGACGAGCGCCGGGCCGACGCCGTACTGCCCCTGCTCCACCTCATCCTCGGTACGGAGGTCCCCGCATGA
- a CDS encoding VWA domain-containing protein, whose amino-acid sequence MTTTRLTTTPTDDERLRRWRLVLGGGEADGTGRALTGTDAAMDGALTALYGNGGNGGKGGKSDKGARGGGLGGSAPSVARWLGDIRTYFPSSVVQVMQRDAIERLGLATLLLEPEMLAAVEPDVHLVGTLLSLNKAMPETTKETARAVVRKVVEDLEKRLAARTRATLTGALDRSARISRPRHRDIDWDRTIRANLKNYLPEHGTVVPERLVGHGRASQAVKKEVVLCIDQSGSMAASVVYASVFGAVLASMRSLATRLVVFDTAVVDLTEQLDDPVDVLFGTQLGGGTDINRALAYCQSRITRPADTVVVLISDLYEGGIRDEMLKRVAAMKASGVQFVTLLALSDEGAPAYDRDHAAALAALGAPAFACTPDLFPEIMAAALEKRPLPIPEA is encoded by the coding sequence ATGACGACCACGCGCCTGACGACTACGCCCACGGACGACGAGCGGCTGCGCCGCTGGCGCCTCGTCCTCGGCGGGGGCGAGGCCGACGGCACCGGGCGGGCGCTCACCGGAACCGACGCCGCCATGGACGGGGCGCTGACCGCGCTCTACGGCAACGGCGGCAACGGCGGCAAGGGTGGCAAGAGCGACAAGGGGGCGCGCGGCGGCGGGCTCGGCGGGTCCGCGCCCTCCGTGGCGCGCTGGCTCGGGGACATCCGCACGTACTTCCCCAGCTCCGTCGTGCAGGTCATGCAGCGCGACGCCATCGAGCGGCTCGGGCTGGCCACGCTGCTCCTGGAACCGGAGATGCTGGCGGCCGTCGAGCCGGACGTGCACCTCGTCGGGACACTGCTCTCGCTCAACAAGGCGATGCCCGAGACCACCAAGGAGACCGCCCGCGCCGTGGTCCGCAAGGTCGTCGAGGACCTGGAGAAGCGGCTCGCCGCCCGCACCCGGGCCACCCTCACCGGCGCGCTGGACCGCTCGGCCCGGATCAGCCGGCCGCGGCACCGGGACATCGACTGGGACCGCACCATCCGCGCCAACCTCAAGAACTACCTGCCCGAGCACGGCACGGTCGTCCCCGAGCGGCTCGTCGGACACGGGCGGGCGTCCCAGGCGGTCAAGAAGGAGGTGGTGCTCTGCATCGACCAGTCCGGCTCCATGGCCGCCTCCGTCGTCTACGCCTCCGTCTTCGGTGCCGTCCTCGCCTCCATGCGCTCCCTCGCCACCCGGCTCGTCGTCTTCGACACCGCTGTCGTCGACCTCACCGAGCAGCTCGACGACCCGGTCGACGTGCTCTTCGGCACCCAGCTCGGCGGCGGCACCGACATCAACCGGGCGCTCGCCTACTGCCAGTCCAGGATCACCCGCCCCGCCGACACCGTCGTCGTCCTCATCAGCGATCTGTACGAGGGCGGCATCCGCGACGAGATGCTGAAGCGGGTCGCGGCGATGAAGGCCTCCGGGGTGCAGTTCGTGACCCTGCTCGCGCTCTCCGACGAGGGCGCGCCCGCCTACGACCGGGACCATGCCGCGGCGCTCGCCGCGCTCGGCGCCCCCGCCTTCGCCTGCACCCCCGACCTCTTCCCCGAGATCATGGCCGCCGCCCTGGAGAAGCGCCCGCTCCCGATACCCGAGGCGTGA
- the sucC gene encoding ADP-forming succinate--CoA ligase subunit beta: MDLFEYQARDLFAKHGVPVLAGEVIDTPEAAREATERLGGKSVVKAQVKVGGRGKAGGVKLAATPDEAVARATDILGMDIKGHTVHKVMIAETAPEIVEEYYVSYLLDRTNRTFLAMASVAGGMDIEEVAATTPEKLAKVPVDSNKGVDIVKAREIVAQAQFPAEVAEKVAEVLVTLWKTFVAEDALLVEVNPLAKVASGDILALDGKVSLDENADFRQPEHEALEDKAAANPLEAAAKAKGLNYVKLDGEVGIIGNGAGLVMSTLDVVAYAGENHGGVKPANFLDIGGGASAEVMANGLEIILGDPDVKSVFVNVFGGITACDEVANGIVQALELLASKGEEVTKPLVVRLDGNNAELGRKILSDANHPLVQRVDTMDGAADKAAELAAAK; this comes from the coding sequence GTGGACCTGTTCGAGTACCAGGCGAGGGACCTCTTCGCCAAGCACGGTGTACCGGTGCTGGCCGGTGAAGTCATCGACACGCCTGAGGCGGCGCGCGAGGCCACCGAGCGGCTTGGCGGCAAGTCGGTCGTCAAGGCGCAGGTGAAGGTCGGCGGCCGCGGCAAGGCCGGCGGCGTCAAGCTCGCCGCCACCCCGGACGAGGCCGTCGCCCGCGCGACGGACATCCTGGGCATGGACATCAAGGGCCACACGGTCCACAAGGTGATGATCGCGGAGACCGCTCCGGAGATCGTCGAGGAGTACTACGTCTCGTACCTCCTCGACCGCACCAACCGCACCTTCCTCGCCATGGCCTCCGTGGCCGGTGGCATGGACATCGAGGAGGTCGCCGCGACGACCCCCGAGAAGCTCGCGAAGGTGCCGGTCGACTCCAACAAGGGCGTCGACATCGTCAAGGCCCGCGAGATCGTCGCCCAGGCGCAGTTCCCGGCCGAGGTCGCCGAGAAGGTCGCCGAGGTCCTCGTGACCCTGTGGAAGACCTTCGTCGCCGAGGACGCGCTCCTCGTCGAGGTCAACCCGCTGGCCAAGGTCGCCTCCGGCGACATCCTGGCCCTCGACGGCAAGGTGTCCCTCGACGAGAACGCCGACTTCCGTCAGCCCGAGCACGAGGCGCTCGAGGACAAGGCCGCAGCCAACCCGCTCGAGGCTGCTGCCAAGGCCAAGGGCCTCAACTACGTCAAGCTCGACGGCGAGGTCGGCATCATCGGCAACGGCGCCGGCCTGGTCATGTCGACCCTGGACGTCGTCGCGTACGCCGGTGAGAACCACGGCGGCGTGAAGCCGGCCAACTTCCTCGACATCGGCGGCGGCGCCTCCGCCGAGGTCATGGCGAACGGCCTGGAGATCATCCTCGGCGACCCGGACGTCAAGTCCGTGTTCGTCAACGTCTTCGGCGGCATCACCGCCTGTGACGAGGTCGCCAACGGCATCGTGCAGGCCCTGGAGCTGCTCGCCTCGAAGGGCGAGGAAGTCACCAAGCCGCTGGTCGTGCGCCTTGACGGCAACAACGCGGAGCTGGGTCGCAAGATCCTGTCGGACGCCAACCACCCGCTCGTGCAGCGCGTGGACACCATGGACGGCGCGGCCGACAAGGCCGCCGAGCTCGCGGCTGCGAAGTAA
- the sucD gene encoding succinate--CoA ligase subunit alpha: MAIFLNKDSKVIVQGMTGATGMKHTKLMLGDGTNIVGGVNPRKAGTKVDFDGTEIPVFGTVAEAMKETGANVSVLFVPPAFAKAAVVEAIDAEIPLAVVITEGIAVHDSAAFYAYAVEKGNKTRLIGPNCPGLITPGQSNAGIIPGDITKPGRIGLVSKSGTLTYQMMYELRDIGFSSAVGIGGDPVIGTTHIDALAAFEADPDTDLIVMIGEIGGDAEERAADFIKANVTKPVVGYVAGFTAPEGKTMGHAGAIVSGSSGTAAAKKEALEAAGVKVGKTPTETAKLARAILAG; the protein is encoded by the coding sequence ATGGCTATCTTCCTCAACAAGGACAGCAAGGTCATCGTCCAGGGCATGACCGGTGCCACGGGCATGAAGCACACCAAGCTCATGCTGGGTGACGGCACCAACATCGTCGGCGGCGTGAACCCGCGCAAGGCGGGCACCAAGGTCGACTTCGACGGCACCGAGATCCCGGTCTTCGGCACCGTCGCCGAGGCCATGAAGGAGACCGGCGCCAACGTCTCGGTCCTCTTCGTGCCGCCGGCCTTCGCCAAGGCCGCCGTGGTCGAGGCGATCGACGCCGAGATCCCGCTCGCCGTGGTCATCACCGAGGGCATCGCGGTGCACGACTCCGCCGCGTTCTACGCGTACGCCGTGGAGAAGGGCAACAAGACCCGCCTCATCGGCCCGAACTGCCCCGGTCTCATCACCCCGGGCCAGTCGAACGCCGGCATCATCCCGGGCGACATCACCAAGCCGGGCCGCATCGGCCTGGTCTCGAAGTCCGGCACGCTGACGTACCAGATGATGTACGAGCTCCGTGACATCGGCTTCTCCTCCGCCGTCGGCATCGGTGGCGACCCGGTCATCGGCACCACGCACATCGACGCCCTCGCGGCGTTCGAGGCGGACCCCGACACCGACCTGATCGTCATGATCGGCGAGATCGGCGGCGACGCCGAGGAGCGTGCGGCCGACTTCATCAAGGCCAACGTCACCAAGCCGGTCGTCGGCTACGTCGCGGGCTTCACCGCGCCCGAGGGCAAGACCATGGGCCACGCCGGCGCCATCGTCTCCGGCTCCTCCGGCACCGCCGCGGCGAAGAAGGAGGCCCTTGAGGCCGCCGGTGTGAAGGTCGGCAAGACCCCGACCGAGACCGCCAAGCTGGCGCGCGCCATCCTCGCGGGCTGA
- a CDS encoding helix-turn-helix domain-containing protein encodes MSPTSPSVQLPSPKERRRLRESLSLSEDQVAEALGVTRATVRAWETGRSSPRGRKREAYAKLLGVYEEPAAPRTEKPARPSPAATRPRPAAKGAARPPKSPAAPGPAKPAAQRPAAPKPTPRPVTRTAEAAEEPAEERAQERAQERLKPAPVAEEEAPASETPAPAPAPAPEPAASEPVTPAPAPAATTFPGPTPEEAFDALYDHAAPGLVHQTYLLTGRRRLSRESVEYAFHHAWQHWPEVAMDGDPVGWVRATAYEYALSPWHRFRRRHRHPDSPPTEAARRALLGALLDLPAPYRRTVLLYDGLGLDLPETAAETEASTPAAGNRLLHARTVIGQKIPDLAEPEALQRRLGALVAEAPTATLPAARAVRTGSERRSRLLTRAVVGVTAALIAVTALTAATAPTQYIPVNAPGEVVEGVPVRGGPQKLRPEDKELREMLRTAPNPGPERLVPAAE; translated from the coding sequence ATGAGTCCGACGAGCCCCTCCGTCCAGCTCCCCTCCCCCAAGGAGCGGCGCCGGCTGCGGGAGTCGCTCTCCCTCAGCGAGGACCAGGTCGCGGAGGCCCTGGGCGTCACCCGGGCCACCGTCCGCGCCTGGGAGACCGGCCGCAGCTCCCCGCGGGGCCGTAAGCGGGAGGCGTACGCGAAGCTGCTCGGCGTCTACGAGGAGCCCGCCGCGCCCCGTACGGAGAAGCCCGCCCGGCCGTCCCCCGCGGCCACCCGGCCCCGCCCGGCCGCCAAGGGCGCCGCGCGCCCGCCGAAGTCCCCGGCGGCGCCGGGTCCGGCGAAGCCCGCGGCCCAGAGGCCGGCGGCCCCGAAGCCGACGCCCCGGCCCGTCACCCGAACGGCCGAAGCCGCCGAGGAGCCTGCCGAGGAGCGGGCCCAGGAGCGGGCCCAGGAGCGGCTGAAACCGGCACCGGTGGCGGAGGAGGAGGCGCCCGCGTCGGAGACTCCGGCCCCTGCTCCGGCCCCCGCGCCGGAGCCCGCGGCATCGGAGCCCGTCACGCCCGCGCCCGCCCCGGCGGCCACCACCTTCCCCGGCCCCACGCCGGAGGAGGCCTTCGACGCCCTCTACGACCACGCCGCCCCCGGCCTGGTCCACCAGACCTATCTGCTCACCGGGCGCCGCCGGCTCTCCCGCGAGTCGGTCGAGTACGCCTTCCACCACGCCTGGCAGCACTGGCCCGAGGTGGCCATGGACGGCGACCCGGTGGGCTGGGTGCGGGCGACGGCGTACGAGTACGCGCTCTCGCCCTGGCACCGCTTCCGGCGCCGCCACCGGCACCCGGACTCACCGCCGACCGAGGCCGCGCGGCGGGCGCTGCTCGGCGCGCTGCTCGATCTGCCCGCCCCGTACCGCCGGACCGTGCTGCTGTACGACGGGCTGGGCCTGGACCTGCCGGAGACCGCCGCCGAGACCGAGGCGAGCACCCCGGCCGCCGGGAACCGGCTGCTGCACGCCCGTACGGTCATCGGACAGAAGATCCCCGACCTCGCCGAACCCGAGGCGCTGCAGCGGCGGCTCGGCGCGCTCGTCGCGGAGGCGCCGACGGCCACCCTGCCCGCCGCGCGGGCGGTGCGGACCGGCAGCGAGCGTCGCTCGCGGCTGCTGACCCGGGCGGTGGTGGGGGTGACGGCGGCGCTGATCGCCGTCACGGCCCTCACCGCGGCGACCGCGCCGACCCAGTACATCCCGGTGAACGCGCCGGGCGAGGTCGTCGAAGGCGTCCCGGTCCGCGGCGGCCCGCAGAAGCTGCGCCCGGAGGACAAGGAGCTGCGCGAGATGCTGCGTACGGCCCCGAACCCGGGCCCGGAACGCCTGGTCCCGGCAGCAGAGTAA
- a CDS encoding DUF6350 family protein, with amino-acid sequence MSPVTHLTVEQRPALAPAALATAFVRGGVAAGLGLGAVAVLVTAAWIASPFPDSGPAGALHTAAGLWLLAHGADLIRTDTVSGVPAPLGVTPLLLTALPLWLAHRAARDTLDPDPDPDSDSDSDPDSNPGAGRLRPSPVGAVAAVTAGYLLVVAAVVVYTEAGTLPADLVATGVWTPVTVFAAAAAGAWTAHGRPLPDRAQYAVALRAAVPALAVLGAGGALLFGASLFWHVGDAQTSFDGLAGEWSGRASVALLACALLPNAALWGLAYGLGPGFSLGTGALVTPLGFTGTPAAPDFPLLAALPGAGPGRWLHWAALAVPVVAALVAGHRVGRAARAWTAQDTALTALGAAWVSGAAVAVLTALAGGPLGSGRLAVFGPVWWQTGAAAVLWCGAVGVPTAFAVRAWGRRAERRAATPAAPQVPAPGQGPVPVPEAEPVPPKSVLPQPAPETAGALARLDALEELDDGVDEDYGFLPAAWEPAAEPVPDPSPKPKPEPKPEPEPKPKPDPEQAAPPAPAPAPAPDGD; translated from the coding sequence ATGAGCCCTGTGACGCACCTGACCGTCGAGCAGCGCCCCGCACTGGCGCCCGCCGCCCTGGCCACCGCCTTCGTGCGCGGCGGAGTGGCGGCGGGCCTCGGCCTCGGCGCGGTCGCCGTGCTCGTGACCGCCGCCTGGATCGCCTCGCCGTTCCCCGACAGCGGCCCCGCCGGAGCCCTGCACACGGCCGCCGGGCTGTGGCTGCTCGCGCACGGCGCCGATCTGATCCGCACCGACACCGTCTCCGGCGTGCCCGCCCCGCTCGGCGTCACCCCGCTGCTGCTCACCGCCCTGCCGCTGTGGCTGGCGCACCGGGCGGCCCGCGACACCCTGGACCCCGACCCCGACCCCGACTCGGACTCGGACTCGGACCCGGACTCGAACCCGGGCGCGGGCCGCCTCCGGCCCTCGCCGGTCGGCGCCGTCGCGGCCGTCACCGCGGGATATCTGCTGGTCGTGGCGGCCGTCGTGGTCTACACGGAGGCCGGGACGCTGCCCGCGGACCTGGTAGCCACGGGCGTCTGGACGCCGGTCACCGTCTTCGCGGCGGCCGCCGCGGGCGCCTGGACCGCGCACGGCCGGCCGCTGCCGGACCGGGCGCAGTACGCGGTCGCCCTGCGCGCCGCGGTACCGGCCCTGGCCGTGCTCGGCGCGGGCGGCGCGCTGCTCTTCGGGGCCTCGCTGTTCTGGCACGTCGGCGACGCGCAGACGTCCTTCGACGGGCTCGCGGGGGAGTGGTCGGGCCGGGCCTCGGTCGCGCTCCTCGCCTGCGCGCTGCTGCCGAACGCCGCCCTCTGGGGTCTCGCGTACGGACTCGGCCCCGGCTTCTCGCTCGGTACGGGCGCCCTGGTCACCCCGCTCGGCTTCACCGGCACCCCGGCCGCCCCCGACTTCCCGCTGCTCGCGGCGCTGCCCGGCGCGGGCCCGGGCCGGTGGCTGCACTGGGCCGCGCTCGCGGTCCCGGTGGTGGCGGCGCTCGTCGCCGGGCACCGGGTGGGCCGGGCGGCGCGCGCCTGGACGGCGCAGGACACGGCGCTGACGGCGCTGGGCGCGGCCTGGGTGTCCGGGGCGGCCGTCGCCGTCCTCACCGCGCTCGCCGGCGGCCCGCTGGGCTCGGGCCGGCTGGCCGTCTTCGGACCGGTGTGGTGGCAGACCGGTGCGGCGGCGGTGCTGTGGTGCGGGGCGGTCGGCGTGCCGACGGCGTTCGCGGTACGGGCCTGGGGCCGCCGCGCCGAACGCCGCGCCGCGACCCCCGCCGCCCCGCAGGTCCCGGCGCCCGGCCAGGGCCCCGTCCCCGTACCGGAGGCGGAGCCCGTACCGCCCAAGTCCGTACTGCCGCAGCCCGCTCCGGAGACGGCCGGCGCCCTGGCCCGGCTCGACGCGCTGGAGGAGCTGGACGACGGGGTGGACGAGGACTACGGCTTCCTGCCCGCCGCCTGGGAACCCGCGGCGGAACCCGTGCCGGATCCTTCACCGAAACCGAAACCGGAACCGAAACCGGAACCGGAACCGAAACCGAAACCGGATCCCGAGCAGGCCGCCCCACCGGCCCCGGCCCCGGCCCCGGCCCCCGACGGCGACTGA
- the purN gene encoding phosphoribosylglycinamide formyltransferase, with protein MAAARLVVLVSGSGTNLQALLDAIAADPEGPEGYGAEIVAVGADRDAIAGLERAERAGIPTFVCRVKDHASREEWDRALTEATAAYEPDLVVSAGFMKIVGKEFLARFGGRVVNTHPALLPSFPGAHGVRDALAYGAKVTGCTVHFVDDGVDTGPIIAQGVVEVRDEDDEAALHERIKEVERSLLVEVVGRLARNGYSIEGRKVHVGEH; from the coding sequence GTGGCTGCCGCCCGCCTCGTCGTCCTGGTCTCCGGCTCCGGCACGAACCTCCAGGCCCTGCTGGACGCGATCGCCGCCGACCCCGAGGGCCCCGAGGGCTACGGTGCCGAGATCGTCGCCGTCGGCGCGGACCGCGACGCGATCGCCGGCCTGGAGCGCGCCGAGCGCGCCGGGATCCCCACCTTCGTGTGCCGGGTCAAGGACCACGCGAGCCGCGAGGAGTGGGACCGGGCGCTGACCGAGGCCACCGCCGCGTACGAGCCGGACCTGGTCGTCTCGGCCGGTTTCATGAAGATCGTCGGCAAGGAGTTCCTCGCCCGCTTCGGCGGCCGGGTCGTCAACACCCACCCGGCACTTCTCCCCAGTTTTCCCGGCGCGCACGGCGTGCGCGACGCCCTCGCCTACGGCGCGAAGGTCACCGGATGCACCGTCCACTTCGTCGACGACGGCGTCGACACCGGCCCGATCATCGCCCAGGGCGTGGTCGAGGTGCGGGACGAGGACGATGAGGCCGCGCTCCACGAGCGCATCAAGGAAGTCGAGCGATCGCTGCTCGTCGAGGTCGTGGGGCGGCTCGCCCGCAACGGCTACAGCATTGAGGGACGAAAGGTTCATGTCGGTGAGCACTGA
- the purH gene encoding bifunctional phosphoribosylaminoimidazolecarboxamide formyltransferase/IMP cyclohydrolase, which produces MSVSTDVVKPIRRALVSVYDKTGLEELARGLHEAGVELVSTGSTASKIAAAGVPVTKVEELTGFPECLDGRVKTLHPRVHAGILADLRLESHRAQLAELGVEPFDLVVVNLYPFRETVASGATPDECVEQIDIGGPSMVRAAAKNHPSVAIVTSPERYADVLGAVRSGGFDLKARKRLAAEAFQHTAAYDVAVASWFADDYAAADDSGFPDFLGATYERNNVLRYGENPHQGAALYVDGTGGLAQAEQLHGKEMSYNNYTDTDAARRAAYDHTEPCVAIIKHANPCGIAIGADVAEAHRKAHACDPLSAFGGVIAVNRPVSVAMAEQVAEIFTEVIVAPGYEDGAVEVLAKKKNIRVLRAEGAPANPVEVKPIDGGALLQVTDRLQAEGDDPANWTLATGEALSADELAELAFAWKACRAVKSNAILLAKDGASVGVGMGQVNRVDSAKLAVERAGEERARGSYAASDAFFPFPDGLEILTAAGVKAVVQPGGSVRDELVVEAAKKAGVTMYFTGTRHFFH; this is translated from the coding sequence ATGTCGGTGAGCACTGACGTTGTTAAGCCCATCCGCCGAGCGCTGGTCAGCGTCTACGACAAGACGGGGCTCGAGGAGCTCGCCCGTGGGCTGCACGAGGCCGGCGTCGAGCTGGTCTCCACCGGCTCCACCGCGTCGAAGATCGCCGCGGCCGGCGTCCCGGTCACCAAGGTCGAGGAGCTGACCGGCTTCCCCGAGTGCCTGGACGGCCGCGTCAAGACGCTGCACCCGCGCGTGCACGCCGGCATCCTCGCCGACCTGCGCCTGGAGTCGCACCGCGCGCAGCTCGCCGAGCTCGGCGTGGAGCCCTTCGACCTGGTCGTGGTGAACCTCTACCCGTTCCGCGAGACCGTCGCCTCCGGCGCCACGCCGGACGAGTGCGTCGAGCAGATCGACATCGGCGGCCCGTCGATGGTCCGCGCCGCCGCCAAGAACCACCCGTCGGTCGCCATCGTCACCAGCCCCGAGCGGTACGCGGACGTCCTCGGCGCCGTCCGTTCCGGCGGCTTCGACCTGAAGGCCCGCAAGCGGCTCGCCGCCGAGGCCTTCCAGCACACCGCCGCGTACGACGTGGCCGTCGCCTCCTGGTTCGCCGACGACTACGCCGCCGCCGACGACAGCGGCTTCCCGGACTTCCTGGGCGCCACGTACGAGCGGAACAACGTGCTGCGCTACGGCGAGAACCCGCACCAGGGCGCCGCGCTCTACGTCGACGGCACGGGCGGCCTCGCCCAGGCCGAGCAGCTGCACGGCAAGGAGATGTCGTACAACAACTACACGGACACCGACGCCGCGCGCCGGGCCGCGTACGACCACACAGAGCCGTGCGTCGCGATCATCAAGCACGCCAACCCGTGCGGCATCGCGATCGGCGCGGACGTCGCCGAGGCGCACCGCAAGGCGCACGCCTGCGACCCGCTGTCCGCGTTCGGCGGCGTCATCGCCGTCAACCGCCCGGTCTCCGTCGCCATGGCCGAGCAGGTCGCCGAGATCTTCACCGAGGTCATCGTGGCCCCCGGCTACGAGGACGGCGCGGTCGAGGTCCTCGCCAAGAAGAAGAACATCCGCGTGCTGCGCGCCGAGGGCGCCCCGGCCAACCCGGTCGAGGTCAAGCCGATCGACGGCGGCGCGCTCCTCCAGGTCACCGACCGCCTGCAGGCGGAGGGCGACGACCCGGCGAACTGGACCCTGGCCACCGGCGAGGCCCTCTCGGCCGACGAGCTCGCCGAGCTCGCCTTCGCCTGGAAGGCCTGCCGTGCGGTCAAGTCCAACGCGATCCTGCTCGCCAAGGACGGCGCCTCGGTCGGCGTCGGCATGGGCCAGGTCAACCGCGTCGACTCCGCGAAGCTCGCCGTCGAGCGGGCCGGCGAGGAGCGCGCCCGCGGCTCGTACGCCGCCTCGGACGCCTTCTTCCCCTTCCCGGACGGCCTGGAGATCCTGACCGCCGCCGGCGTGAAGGCGGTCGTGCAGCCGGGCGGCTCGGTCCGCGACGAGCTGGTGGTCGAGGCCGCGAAGAAGGCCGGCGTGACGATGTACTTCACGGGTACGCGCCACTTCTTCCACTGA